A region from the Bacteroidetes Order II. bacterium genome encodes:
- a CDS encoding O-antigen ligase family protein — MKRLNVYLWLILVFDPFISILRQANIYNTAVLVIIYGIVAFFMVAPEAVRTYYGKNDVFLKTLAFGLILGSIVGIKNGSEQDFLRNYLADSFNILKAIMLYSFGMNFSTPLTITKSFKRIIFFSTISCTLATIVLIIGVNTGQIGYLSGPGYTLLLPLSYYANLNNATMAFVLVLIFFSTKRGAILMALGVSLLSLFLGRKYFKKEITKNSLYRNILIGLFAVILVIALALNPRGNVWINKQLNNVITIFDYKVLGFLEVDISNQRQLDRLGSGRITEAESAMNAMKPIDWIIGGGHGFSYYIEDYADSEGIHNVHFTPLSLTTRYGVFVTALIYLNIISLIIRGIYWTWKVQNFNHFKVPLLYVTGAFIYSFTAYSIMNDLLFMFMAGHLSSMLINLKKARLQNQQVSKKLYNTQSTSSFVHV; from the coding sequence ATGAAACGTCTTAATGTTTACCTTTGGCTCATCTTAGTTTTTGACCCTTTTATCTCGATCCTAAGACAGGCAAACATATACAATACAGCGGTTCTCGTTATTATCTATGGCATTGTTGCTTTTTTTATGGTAGCACCAGAAGCAGTACGTACCTATTATGGTAAAAATGATGTATTTTTAAAAACTCTAGCTTTTGGTTTAATTCTTGGCTCCATTGTAGGCATTAAAAATGGTTCCGAACAAGATTTTTTACGCAATTACTTGGCAGATTCGTTTAATATTCTAAAGGCAATTATGTTGTATTCCTTTGGAATGAATTTTTCTACACCACTTACAATTACTAAAAGTTTTAAAAGAATTATTTTCTTTTCAACTATTTCTTGCACACTAGCAACTATCGTCCTAATTATTGGCGTAAATACTGGCCAAATTGGATATTTATCAGGCCCTGGGTACACCCTACTACTCCCATTATCATATTATGCAAACTTAAATAATGCTACAATGGCTTTTGTTTTGGTGCTCATTTTCTTTTCAACAAAACGTGGCGCCATTTTGATGGCATTAGGAGTTTCTTTATTAAGCTTGTTTTTAGGAAGAAAATATTTTAAAAAAGAAATAACAAAAAATAGTTTATATCGTAATATTTTAATTGGATTGTTTGCTGTTATTCTTGTGATAGCACTCGCACTTAATCCTAGAGGAAATGTTTGGATCAACAAACAACTCAATAATGTCATCACTATTTTTGATTATAAAGTTCTGGGTTTTTTAGAAGTAGATATCTCAAACCAGAGACAATTAGACCGTCTAGGTTCAGGACGCATTACGGAAGCAGAAAGCGCGATGAATGCAATGAAACCCATAGATTGGATTATTGGTGGAGGTCATGGTTTTAGTTATTATATCGAAGACTATGCAGATTCAGAAGGGATTCATAATGTACACTTTACTCCTTTGTCTTTGACTACCCGTTACGGGGTTTTTGTCACAGCTCTAATTTATTTGAATATTATAAGTTTGATCATTCGGGGTATTTACTGGACGTGGAAAGTTCAGAACTTCAACCATTTTAAAGTACCGCTGCTCTATGTAACAGGAGCCTTTATCTACTCGTTTACGGCATATTCTATTATGAACGACTTGTTATTTATGTTTATGGCAGGGCACTTAAGCAGTATGTTAATCAATCTTAAAAAAGCACGATTGCAAAATCAGCAAGTATCAAAAAAGTTGTATAATACCCAAAGCACCTCTTCTTTTGTCCATGTATGA
- the asnB gene encoding asparagine synthase (glutamine-hydrolyzing), which yields MCGILGIVNNKSSKHVQVEELTCMLETIAHRGPDSSGVVIGGKQGQLGLGHVRLSIVDLRAGQQPMASEDGNAWLVFNGELYNHKALHQAWLPNYQPKSSSDTEILLELLREHGTKILPHLNGIFAFAYWDRRTDQVLVARDHIGVKPIYYTNTDQGFVFASEAKAIIAHQPATQAVHWDSLIQYLTYSNIWQPNSLFEGIKTLPAGHYITVEPDGDLQIVSYWHPFNQPLAKPEPFSQDGFEALIKDAVGLQLMSDVPLGAYVTGGIDSSTVAAMAVKSTPDLKTFVAVFDSEDSRQELHYSQKVAEGLKTNHHVLNVADQKLESHLPQILWHLDEPRIGAAILPQYLVSGLVKSEVTVVLGGQGGDEVYGGYARYLLSNPLKTVGKVLAQRLKSALGVGAQESVPSTAHKQLDKGGQKWLKDNIQLFLSSMEERYVKQLSPFDSPESIQVLRDQYYNAIRNLQNGKQVREILTQVKSYSALQQVMFLEQQTYLQGLLHLEDRLSMAHSLESRVPLLDYRLIEMMSHAPDEAKMQGFQTKVSLKKLAAKHISREVIERRKMGFPTPLSRWINTSNREWILSVLLDKNAWIHELIHKERLEAYLNLAPEKRTRRWEFSVWMYLCLELWHQMFITNTLSMRSPVKLIQPKVVVLDA from the coding sequence ATGTGTGGAATTCTAGGAATTGTCAATAACAAGTCATCGAAGCATGTGCAAGTAGAGGAATTGACTTGCATGTTGGAAACGATTGCGCATCGCGGCCCAGACTCTTCGGGAGTTGTCATTGGAGGCAAACAAGGACAACTAGGCTTAGGGCATGTACGGCTTAGTATTGTGGACTTGCGTGCAGGACAACAACCTATGGCAAGCGAGGATGGAAATGCTTGGCTTGTTTTTAATGGCGAGTTGTATAACCATAAAGCGCTTCATCAAGCGTGGCTTCCGAATTATCAGCCCAAAAGTAGCTCTGATACAGAGATTTTATTAGAATTATTACGCGAACATGGCACGAAAATACTTCCGCATTTAAATGGTATTTTTGCGTTTGCTTATTGGGATCGTCGAACAGATCAAGTTTTAGTCGCACGTGACCATATAGGGGTAAAACCCATCTACTATACAAACACGGATCAAGGGTTCGTTTTTGCGTCTGAGGCAAAAGCCATTATCGCCCATCAACCAGCAACACAAGCAGTTCACTGGGATAGTTTAATCCAATATTTGACTTATTCTAATATCTGGCAGCCAAACAGCTTATTTGAGGGAATTAAAACCTTACCTGCAGGGCATTATATCACTGTCGAACCGGATGGGGATTTGCAAATTGTGTCTTATTGGCACCCTTTTAATCAACCTCTGGCCAAGCCGGAGCCTTTTTCTCAAGACGGTTTTGAGGCTTTGATTAAAGATGCTGTAGGCTTACAGTTGATGAGTGATGTGCCTTTAGGTGCTTATGTAACAGGCGGAATAGATTCAAGTACAGTTGCAGCGATGGCGGTAAAGTCCACACCAGACCTCAAAACCTTTGTGGCAGTATTTGATTCTGAAGATAGCCGTCAAGAGTTGCATTACAGTCAAAAAGTCGCAGAAGGCTTAAAAACCAATCATCATGTTTTAAATGTAGCCGATCAAAAATTAGAAAGCCACTTGCCTCAAATCTTATGGCACTTAGACGAACCGAGAATTGGCGCAGCGATTTTACCACAATATTTAGTTTCTGGCCTAGTAAAAAGTGAGGTAACGGTCGTTTTAGGGGGGCAAGGTGGCGACGAGGTCTATGGGGGCTATGCGCGATATTTGCTTTCCAATCCACTTAAAACGGTAGGTAAAGTGCTTGCCCAGCGCCTTAAGTCGGCTTTAGGAGTGGGTGCTCAAGAGTCAGTGCCAAGTACGGCGCATAAGCAGCTAGATAAAGGTGGGCAAAAGTGGCTAAAAGACAATATCCAACTCTTTTTATCAAGCATGGAAGAGCGGTACGTAAAACAACTATCTCCTTTTGACAGCCCTGAATCCATTCAAGTTTTACGCGATCAATATTATAATGCGATCCGAAACTTGCAAAATGGCAAGCAAGTACGCGAAATATTAACGCAGGTTAAATCTTATAGCGCCTTGCAACAGGTGATGTTTTTAGAACAGCAAACCTATTTACAAGGCTTATTACACTTAGAAGACCGTTTAAGTATGGCGCATTCATTGGAATCCCGTGTGCCCCTTTTGGATTATCGTTTGATCGAAATGATGAGCCATGCACCTGATGAGGCTAAAATGCAGGGTTTCCAAACGAAAGTATCTCTTAAAAAACTTGCTGCAAAGCACATTAGCCGCGAAGTCATTGAACGACGTAAGATGGGTTTCCCAACCCCCTTAAGCCGTTGGATCAATACAAGCAATCGCGAATGGATTTTAAGTGTACTCTTAGATAAAAATGCTTGGATTCATGAATTAATCCATAAGGAAAGGCTGGAAGCTTACCTGAACCTTGCGCCTGAAAAACGGACACGGCGCTGGGAGTTTTCTGTTTGGATGTATTTATGTTTGGAGCTTTGGCATCAAATGTTCATTACAAATACCCTTTCCATGCGTTCGCCAGTTAAGCTCATTCAGCCCAAAGTTGTTGTTTTGGACGCTTAA